One region of Limnospira fusiformis SAG 85.79 genomic DNA includes:
- a CDS encoding glycosyltransferase family 2 protein has translation MSITASKIPVSVLIPAKNEQENLPACLASVAVADEILVVDSQSSDRTVEISESLGAKVVQFHFNGQWPKKKNWSLENLPFRNEWVLIVDCDERITPESWQEIAQKIQDPEYSGYYINRRVFFLGKWIRHGGKYPDWNLRLFKHKLGRYENLNTENVRNTGDNEVHEHVVISEGKVGYLQEDMLHEDFRDLFHWIERHNRYSNWEARVYYNILTGQDDSKTIGADLFGDAVQRKRFLKTIWVRLPFKPLLRFILFYIIQLGFLDGRAGYIYGRLLSQYEYQIGVKLYELRQFGGQLNVAKTTTNTVTPQSVPQTVEK, from the coding sequence ATGAGCATTACTGCATCCAAAATTCCCGTTTCCGTGCTAATTCCTGCCAAAAATGAACAGGAAAACCTCCCCGCTTGTCTAGCTAGTGTGGCTGTGGCTGATGAAATTTTGGTGGTCGATTCTCAAAGTAGCGATCGCACTGTGGAAATTTCCGAGAGTCTGGGAGCTAAAGTTGTACAATTCCACTTCAATGGTCAATGGCCGAAAAAGAAAAACTGGTCCTTAGAAAACCTCCCCTTTCGTAATGAATGGGTGCTAATTGTGGACTGTGACGAACGCATCACCCCCGAATCTTGGCAAGAAATTGCCCAAAAAATCCAAGACCCGGAATATTCTGGCTATTACATTAATCGTCGGGTATTCTTCCTGGGGAAATGGATTCGCCACGGCGGTAAATATCCCGACTGGAACCTGCGTCTATTCAAGCATAAACTAGGTCGCTACGAAAATCTAAACACGGAGAATGTCCGCAATACCGGAGATAACGAAGTACACGAGCACGTAGTTATCTCGGAAGGAAAAGTCGGTTATCTTCAAGAAGATATGCTTCATGAGGATTTCCGGGATTTGTTCCACTGGATAGAACGCCATAACCGTTATTCTAACTGGGAAGCACGGGTTTACTACAATATCCTCACGGGTCAGGACGATAGTAAAACCATTGGGGCTGATTTATTTGGAGATGCAGTCCAGCGGAAACGCTTTTTAAAAACTATTTGGGTCCGACTGCCCTTTAAGCCTCTGTTGCGATTTATCCTATTCTATATTATCCAACTGGGTTTTTTGGATGGTCGCGCTGGCTATATTTATGGCCGACTATTGAGCCAATATGAATATCAAATTGGGGTGAAACTGTACGAATTGCGTCAATTTGGTGGTCAGTTGAATGTGGCTAAAACCACCACAAACACGGTCACGCCTCAGTCTGTACCTCAAACAGTGGAAAAATGA
- a CDS encoding glycosyltransferase yields MSEPLISAIICTHNRANYLGAAIDSLLDQEFDEFEVIVVDNASSDRTREIVESKLDHPKLGYVYEPITGLSVARNTGAKTAQAQILAYLDDDAVASRQWLRVLYRAYQDNHKLAVAGGRVTLIWPEGITPPPWLSPGLAENLGAYNLGDDILYITNPGLTPRGLNYSIRRTFLDQIGGFDPNLGRVGKRLLSNEELVMTEEALNRGWEVAYIPDALVAHNVAPERVKRSWFMERGWWQGISECYREQLSGRANWGQLGRGGENMVRGLYKSLKYFNDPATRFDNLVYAYGQIGYLGAAIAGLLNINNTATKPKT; encoded by the coding sequence ATGTCTGAACCGCTGATTTCTGCGATCATTTGTACCCATAATCGAGCCAACTACTTAGGGGCGGCGATCGATAGCTTGCTAGACCAGGAATTTGATGAGTTTGAGGTGATAGTGGTAGATAATGCTTCGAGCGATCGCACCCGTGAAATAGTCGAAAGCAAACTCGATCACCCTAAACTCGGTTATGTCTACGAGCCGATCACAGGTCTGTCCGTCGCCCGCAATACCGGAGCCAAAACCGCCCAGGCTCAAATTTTAGCTTACCTAGACGATGATGCCGTCGCTAGTCGCCAATGGCTAAGGGTACTCTACAGAGCGTATCAAGACAACCATAAACTAGCCGTAGCAGGAGGTCGCGTTACCTTAATTTGGCCAGAAGGCATCACCCCACCCCCATGGCTATCCCCCGGTTTAGCCGAAAACTTAGGAGCATATAACCTGGGAGATGATATCCTTTATATCACTAATCCCGGCTTAACCCCCAGAGGACTAAACTACTCTATCCGCCGCACCTTTCTTGACCAAATTGGAGGCTTTGACCCTAATCTAGGTAGAGTGGGAAAACGGCTGCTTTCTAACGAAGAACTGGTGATGACAGAAGAAGCTCTCAACCGAGGCTGGGAGGTGGCTTATATTCCCGATGCTTTGGTGGCTCATAATGTCGCTCCGGAAAGAGTTAAGCGCAGTTGGTTCATGGAGAGAGGCTGGTGGCAGGGAATTAGTGAGTGTTACCGTGAACAACTGTCAGGACGCGCCAACTGGGGACAATTAGGGCGGGGCGGCGAGAATATGGTCAGAGGACTTTACAAATCCCTAAAGTATTTTAACGATCCAGCTACCCGATTTGATAATTTGGTTTATGCTTATGGTCAAATTGGCTATTTAGGAGCGGCGATCGCTGGTTTGTTAAACATCAACAACACAGCCACCAAACCCAAAACATGA
- the hpsU gene encoding hormogonium polysaccharide biosynthesis acetyltransferase HpsU, with translation MTKTDTSTEAWVDLRKYDQSGFDRGKPGWFILLWWLVQAIAFPLTPHPFNNIRCGILRLFGAKIGQGVIIRPTARFTYPWKVAIGDYSWIGDDVVLYSLDRIEIGEHCVISQKSYLCTGSHDIHDPAFGLQTASIAIAPGVWVATDCFIGPGVAIGANTVVGARSSVFSDLPAAQICLGTPCRPHSPRNLIINN, from the coding sequence ATGACGAAAACCGACACATCGACAGAAGCCTGGGTTGATCTGCGAAAGTATGATCAATCTGGGTTTGACCGGGGGAAGCCAGGATGGTTTATTTTGCTGTGGTGGCTGGTTCAGGCGATCGCCTTTCCCCTCACTCCTCACCCGTTTAATAACATTCGCTGTGGGATTTTGCGACTGTTTGGGGCCAAAATTGGTCAAGGGGTAATTATTCGACCTACCGCTAGGTTTACTTACCCCTGGAAAGTGGCGATCGGTGATTATAGTTGGATTGGTGATGATGTGGTACTTTATAGCCTAGACCGTATCGAAATCGGTGAGCATTGCGTGATTTCTCAAAAGTCCTATTTGTGTACCGGAAGCCACGATATCCATGACCCCGCTTTTGGTCTACAAACCGCCTCAATCGCGATCGCCCCTGGGGTGTGGGTGGCTACAGATTGCTTTATCGGACCGGGTGTGGCGATCGGTGCTAATACAGTTGTCGGCGCTAGATCCAGCGTCTTCAGTGACCTACCAGCAGCCCAAATTTGCTTAGGAACCCCCTGTCGTCCCCATTCCCCCCGAAATCTCATAATTAACAATTAA
- a CDS encoding RNA-guided endonuclease InsQ/TnpB family protein, producing MTKHAGYARFVFNWGLHLWMSAYEEGLKPNVNSIKKVFTNYVKPQYPWMSELSSRVYQYAFINLGDAFKRFFKGISSYPKFKKKGHHDSFTLDNGGKPFKLSGTRHKLPFVGWVSTFEGLPESWVKKVTLTRQAGDWYMSFFVEITPEITPKFRERIGVDLGINNLATCSDGTQFSNPKAYKAATKKLARLQRHLSRKVKGSKNWAKCLLKVQKLHQRVANIRRDTIHKITTFLAKNHSQVVIEDLNVSGMLKNHGLAGSIADASFYEFRRQLGYKAERYGSKLIIADRFYPSSQLCSNCGYRQKMPLVRRTFECQNCGLKIDRDLNASINLEKSPGSDDYTCGRGAADSPGRSQK from the coding sequence ATGACCAAACACGCGGGGTATGCTCGATTTGTGTTCAATTGGGGATTACACTTATGGATGTCAGCTTATGAAGAGGGACTCAAGCCTAACGTCAACTCCATCAAAAAGGTTTTTACGAATTATGTGAAACCTCAATATCCTTGGATGTCCGAATTGTCTTCTAGAGTTTATCAATATGCCTTCATTAATTTAGGCGACGCCTTTAAGCGCTTCTTCAAAGGAATAAGCAGTTATCCTAAATTTAAGAAGAAAGGCCACCATGATAGCTTTACCCTTGACAATGGCGGCAAACCATTCAAGTTGTCAGGAACTCGCCATAAGCTGCCTTTTGTGGGCTGGGTTTCTACATTTGAGGGTCTACCCGAAAGTTGGGTTAAGAAAGTCACCCTAACGCGCCAAGCAGGGGACTGGTATATGAGCTTTTTCGTAGAAATCACACCAGAAATCACACCGAAATTCCGAGAGAGAATCGGGGTAGACCTAGGAATTAACAATTTGGCGACTTGCTCCGATGGGACCCAATTCTCTAATCCCAAGGCTTATAAAGCAGCCACCAAAAAACTAGCTCGATTACAACGTCATTTAAGTCGCAAAGTCAAAGGCTCGAAAAATTGGGCCAAATGTCTCTTAAAAGTTCAAAAGCTACATCAAAGAGTAGCAAACATTCGGCGGGACACGATTCATAAAATAACTACTTTCTTGGCTAAGAACCACAGCCAAGTAGTCATTGAAGATTTGAATGTGTCAGGTATGCTGAAAAATCATGGTTTGGCGGGTTCTATCGCTGATGCTTCATTTTATGAGTTCCGTCGTCAACTCGGTTACAAGGCAGAACGTTATGGTTCAAAGTTGATTATTGCCGATAGATTTTATCCATCCAGTCAACTGTGTTCTAATTGCGGTTATCGTCAAAAAATGCCCCTAGTCCGTCGGACTTTTGAATGTCAGAACTGTGGCCTGAAGATTGATAGAGATTTGAACGCCAGTATAAATTTAGAAAAATCGCCTGGTTCCGACGATTACACTTGTGGACGGGGTGCTGCCGACAGTCCCGGACGAAGCCAGAAATAA
- a CDS encoding FHA domain-containing protein — MSLPSTNAQLKIHSSTSVSEILIDNGVASIGRAPDNTVVLTDMSVSRHHAEIKLEGDRYVIVDLGSTIGTLLNADTIPPKTPQPLANNDTIQIGDTKLTFCFSSLAVAPTQAAAPARSEKTVIDNTIGQSSGTVLSFTLELRGKDLITIGRDGSNHTVINHPSVSRHHAQIARKNGSFVLTDLNSTNGTFVNGKVITGDRSLAVGDNIRIGPCRFTLNIDETLVQVNEEGNLRLDAVGLNKQVSKEVNLLNDISLSIQAREFVVVAGVSGGGKSTLLDALNGFRPATGGHVLVNGVDLYKNYNAYRTEIGYVPQKDIVHTELTVTQALDYAAQLRMPADTTVAERQKRVDEVLQDLGLSHRQDVPIKALSGGQLKRVSIGVELLTKPSLFFLDEATSGLDPGTEADIMNLLRNLADQGRTVILITHATDNVMLCDLVVFLGAGGRIAYFGPPQEAQEYFGVERFNQIYHKVERERSPEDWQQDYLNSSQYQRFVVKRQNTLSNVQAETNGNRRSQQVPGATIKRVSAWRQFLILSNRNWSILRRDRASLILMLAIAPILGILDWFTWNRYMFDDTKGDFGQVITMLFVTALVAVMVGSIATMRDIVKEADIYRRERTIGLQILPYILSKVCIASVFALYQAAIFLLFKLIAVQIPGDFSVYGSLYITLVLATMAGMVMGLLVSAISPNQNIAPLLTIIFLVPQITFGGGMLPINTLGLPGLIINHLTLTKWPFESFVTITGVGRDVAEDPCWQLDEDERDALTDAQKQDCICLGTSLFSQCSFPGILAKYNPAVDQPEPVRPESPGDPPQQPTRPDNPSFQAQLDYEDEMDQYQADLEAYQDRVNEYQRAIQQWQDEYGEWRGKYEGALGEAEGTIKRFFQDYGSMFNVNVGKYWGILIGLIAVMFGLLLVVQKRKDVI; from the coding sequence ATGAGTTTACCATCAACCAATGCCCAACTCAAAATTCACAGCAGCACATCTGTTTCGGAAATACTCATTGATAATGGGGTAGCTTCCATTGGTCGCGCCCCCGATAACACCGTAGTATTAACAGATATGAGTGTTTCGCGGCATCACGCCGAGATTAAACTAGAAGGCGATCGCTATGTAATTGTGGATTTAGGCAGTACCATTGGCACACTGCTAAACGCAGATACAATTCCCCCCAAAACGCCACAACCCTTAGCCAATAATGACACCATCCAAATAGGCGATACTAAACTAACCTTTTGCTTTAGTTCCCTGGCTGTAGCCCCAACCCAAGCCGCCGCCCCAGCCAGATCAGAAAAAACAGTGATTGATAACACTATAGGGCAGAGCAGTGGCACGGTACTAAGTTTTACCCTAGAGTTACGGGGAAAAGATCTAATTACTATTGGTCGCGATGGGAGTAATCATACAGTCATTAATCATCCCTCCGTGTCTCGCCACCATGCCCAAATTGCCCGGAAAAACGGGTCTTTTGTGTTAACAGACCTAAACTCTACCAATGGAACCTTTGTCAATGGTAAAGTAATTACAGGCGATCGCTCCCTGGCGGTGGGAGATAATATTCGCATCGGTCCTTGTCGGTTCACCTTAAACATTGATGAGACCCTAGTACAGGTCAACGAAGAAGGTAATCTGCGCCTCGATGCGGTAGGCTTAAATAAACAGGTTTCCAAAGAAGTTAACCTACTCAATGATATTTCCCTATCGATACAGGCGCGGGAATTTGTGGTAGTGGCTGGGGTTAGTGGCGGCGGTAAATCTACCCTTCTTGATGCCCTAAACGGCTTTCGTCCAGCTACGGGGGGTCATGTATTAGTCAATGGGGTTGACTTGTACAAAAACTATAACGCCTACCGCACCGAAATTGGTTATGTTCCCCAAAAGGATATTGTCCATACTGAGTTAACTGTGACTCAGGCTTTGGATTATGCAGCCCAATTACGAATGCCTGCTGATACCACTGTAGCAGAAAGACAGAAACGGGTTGATGAGGTTCTCCAGGATTTGGGATTATCTCACCGTCAAGATGTTCCGATTAAAGCCCTCAGTGGCGGTCAACTCAAGCGGGTATCTATTGGGGTGGAATTGTTGACTAAGCCTAGTTTATTCTTTTTGGATGAGGCAACCTCTGGCTTAGATCCGGGTACAGAAGCTGATATTATGAATCTGCTGCGAAATCTGGCAGACCAAGGTAGGACGGTGATTTTGATTACCCATGCTACCGATAATGTGATGCTGTGTGATTTAGTAGTCTTTTTAGGTGCGGGGGGTCGGATTGCTTATTTCGGCCCTCCTCAAGAAGCCCAGGAATATTTTGGGGTTGAGCGCTTTAATCAAATTTATCATAAGGTGGAAAGGGAGCGATCGCCTGAAGATTGGCAGCAGGATTATCTCAACTCTTCCCAATACCAAAGGTTTGTGGTTAAACGCCAAAATACTCTCAGCAATGTTCAGGCTGAAACTAATGGTAATAGGCGATCGCAACAGGTTCCCGGCGCGACAATTAAACGGGTTTCCGCTTGGCGACAGTTTCTGATTTTATCGAATCGGAATTGGTCAATTTTAAGGCGCGATCGAGCTAGTTTAATCTTAATGTTAGCGATCGCGCCTATTCTCGGTATACTGGACTGGTTTACGTGGAATCGCTATATGTTTGACGATACCAAAGGCGATTTTGGGCAGGTCATTACCATGCTATTTGTTACCGCCTTAGTCGCCGTCATGGTCGGTAGTATCGCCACCATGCGCGATATTGTCAAAGAAGCCGATATCTACCGCCGGGAAAGGACTATTGGTTTACAAATTCTTCCCTATATTCTTTCCAAGGTTTGTATAGCTTCAGTATTCGCCTTATATCAAGCTGCAATTTTCCTATTGTTTAAACTGATAGCTGTTCAGATTCCCGGTGACTTTTCCGTTTATGGTTCCTTGTACATAACCTTAGTTTTGGCTACCATGGCAGGAATGGTAATGGGATTATTGGTTTCCGCTATTTCTCCTAATCAGAATATCGCCCCTTTATTGACCATTATATTTTTGGTTCCTCAAATTACTTTTGGCGGAGGAATGCTACCTATTAACACCTTGGGATTACCAGGACTCATTATTAATCATCTCACCCTCACCAAATGGCCGTTTGAATCCTTTGTTACTATCACTGGAGTAGGTCGAGATGTAGCTGAAGACCCCTGTTGGCAGTTAGATGAGGATGAACGCGATGCCTTAACTGATGCCCAAAAACAGGACTGTATTTGTTTAGGAACTAGCCTATTTAGTCAATGCAGTTTTCCCGGTATTTTAGCTAAGTATAATCCCGCTGTTGACCAGCCAGAACCCGTCCGTCCTGAATCTCCTGGCGACCCTCCCCAACAACCTACTAGACCTGATAACCCATCTTTTCAGGCGCAACTGGACTATGAGGATGAGATGGATCAATATCAAGCCGATTTAGAAGCCTATCAAGACCGAGTTAATGAGTACCAGAGAGCTATTCAACAATGGCAGGATGAGTATGGAGAATGGCGAGGTAAATATGAGGGTGCTTTAGGCGAAGCGGAAGGAACCATTAAGCGTTTTTTCCAGGACTATGGTTCCATGTTTAATGTGAATGTCGGCAAATATTGGGGGATTTTGATAGGTTTAATTGCGGTGATGTTTGGCTTGTTATTAGTCGTGCAAAAACGCAAGGACGTAATTTAA
- a CDS encoding RNA-guided endonuclease InsQ/TnpB family protein produces the protein MRIYPSPELNQVWRKWLAACRYCYNQAIALSRSGKRLSKLKLRNKVMQSDLPEWVKETPCHIRQNAIFDAYLAFSASPDARFRSCRDSSQGIKFNNTNFSSGSWYPRLTKGLTFMVSEPIPKTCGQGTQLVFTKGRWLAIFPEPVAVTPTEANGVIALDPGVRTFITGFDGSRFLEFGSGDIGRITRLCQHLDDLMSRIAKEPCRSRRRRMRQAAQRMRTKIRNLVDEAHKQIAHYLTHNYSLIFLPTFETSDMVAKVKRLIRSKTARAMLTWAHYRFKLTLRHQGEITGTTVVDVTEEYTSKTCTHCGHVHSQLGGSKVFRCPECGFTLPRDWNGAFGIFLKALRDTASVTLTGNSAIVALSGNSRINVA, from the coding sequence ATCCGGATTTACCCCAGCCCGGAGCTAAATCAAGTCTGGCGTAAATGGCTGGCTGCTTGTCGGTATTGCTACAACCAAGCAATTGCATTATCCCGGAGTGGTAAACGACTAAGCAAGTTAAAGTTACGCAATAAAGTGATGCAGAGTGACTTACCCGAATGGGTCAAAGAAACACCCTGCCACATTCGGCAAAATGCCATCTTTGATGCCTATCTCGCCTTTTCAGCCAGTCCTGATGCCAGGTTTAGAAGTTGTCGTGACAGCTCTCAAGGGATTAAGTTCAATAATACTAATTTCTCTTCAGGGAGTTGGTATCCAAGACTCACGAAAGGATTAACTTTCATGGTTTCCGAACCCATCCCTAAAACTTGCGGGCAAGGGACTCAGTTGGTGTTTACCAAAGGTCGATGGTTGGCGATTTTCCCTGAACCAGTTGCCGTTACCCCAACTGAAGCGAATGGCGTAATTGCATTAGACCCGGGTGTGCGAACTTTCATAACTGGGTTTGATGGCTCTCGGTTTCTGGAATTTGGCTCCGGGGATATAGGACGCATTACTAGGCTATGTCAACATTTGGATGATTTGATGAGCCGAATCGCCAAGGAACCCTGTCGTTCAAGAAGGCGACGGATGAGGCAAGCGGCTCAACGAATGAGAACTAAAATCCGGAATTTAGTGGATGAAGCCCACAAACAAATTGCTCACTACTTGACTCACAACTACAGCCTAATTTTTTTGCCCACCTTCGAGACTTCCGATATGGTTGCCAAGGTGAAGCGTCTAATCAGGTCTAAGACTGCCCGCGCCATGCTGACATGGGCGCATTATAGATTCAAACTAACCCTGAGACATCAAGGGGAAATAACTGGAACCACAGTTGTAGATGTGACGGAAGAATACACCAGCAAAACCTGTACTCACTGTGGTCATGTCCATTCCCAGCTAGGTGGCTCAAAAGTGTTCCGATGTCCTGAGTGCGGGTTCACTCTACCCAGGGACTGGAACGGTGCTTTTGGAATCTTTCTAAAAGCTTTGCGGGATACCGCCTCTGTTACCTTAACGGGTAATAGTGCTATCGTCGCATTGTCAGGCAATAGCCGGATAAATGTCGCGTAA